In Thermodesulfovibrionales bacterium, one genomic interval encodes:
- the rplJ gene encoding 50S ribosomal protein L10 → MREKFYGLADAWSLGKEDDLNKEEKGQAIAELKDRFSEAKAVIFTDYKGMTVAELYDLRRLLREGGVEYRVVKNTLARIAAQDTPVSAGRDAFKGPVAVAIGYDDPVTAAKKVLEFSKKNEKLKLRGGVIEGKFFGVDEVKDVATLPSREVLLSMMAGAFQAPLSKLAAALSATVSSFAYAVHSLKTKRES, encoded by the coding sequence ATGCGGGAGAAGTTTTACGGTCTCGCTGATGCGTGGTCTCTGGGAAAGGAGGATGATCTGAATAAGGAAGAAAAAGGACAGGCTATTGCTGAACTGAAGGACAGATTCTCAGAGGCAAAGGCGGTAATCTTTACGGACTACAAAGGCATGACTGTTGCAGAGCTCTACGACCTGAGGCGGCTTCTCCGTGAAGGAGGGGTGGAGTACAGAGTTGTAAAGAACACCCTTGCCCGCATAGCAGCTCAGGATACCCCGGTGTCTGCCGGGAGAGATGCCTTCAAGGGACCGGTGGCTGTTGCTATCGGCTACGACGACCCGGTAACGGCGGCCAAGAAAGTCCTGGAGTTTTCGAAGAAGAACGAGAAACTCAAGCTCCGTGGCGGAGTCATCGAGGGAAAATTCTTCGGTGTGGACGAAGTAAAGGACGTGGCGACACTGCCGTCAAGGGAAGTGCTCCTGTCAATGATGGCCGGCGCCTTCCAGGCCCCCTTAAGCAAGCTGGCTGCAGCCCTTTCTGCAACGGTGAGTAGCTTTGCCTACGCAGTGCATTCTCTGAAGACGAAGCGTGAATCGTGA